A stretch of DNA from Effusibacillus pohliae DSM 22757:
ATCCGTCAGGAATGGGGACGGTGTACGATGCGAAATTAGTGGAGATGAGTCAGGAGTCGATACAGCCTTTTCAAGATCATATTTTGTTGGAATCGGAAAAAATGAAGCTGGTCGAACTTCTTTACAGCAGGAAAAGTCTAAGAGGCACTTCGTTTTTACAGAAATTCGATGACGCCATTCGCTTGTTCGATAACCAGCTCTTTTTCGAAACGAAATCGCAAGAGGCGCAGGAGATGTTGCGGAACATCCGGACCCTGGAAGTGATTCCATGGAAGTTCCGTAACGAAGTAGAGGAATGGGTGCACCGATTGGAACGGGAAACGGACAAAAAGCGGCGCCGAAAATGGAGACAGGAGATCGAAAAAATGTCAGTCTCCCTGAACGAGAAGACGTTGAATTATAGAAACGTCGCTCTCATTCCATTGGAAACCATAGGCCTGGAATACTTGAGCTGGATCATGGATTCGGATGCGAAATACGAATTTGATGAACAAACTTTACAGGGAAGCGGATTGGTGTACAAGCGAGGAACGGATATCATGTGAAGAAGGGATGATTCAATGGAAAACGTACGTGGTGTGGAAGTTCATTATTACGCCATTTGTAAACGCAAATTATGGCTGTTCCACAAAGGAATCCGATTTGAAAACGATGGGCATGAACGTGTGATCGAGGGAAAAATTCTTCACGAACATGCATATCCCAAAATGGATAAAGACGTAGAGCTGGAAGCATTCGTGAGAATTGACCGGCAAGATGGGGATGTGCTTCGGGAAATTAAACTGACCAGCAAAATGAAAAAAGCGGATCGTTTACAGATGCTTTATTATTTGTATATTTTAAAACAAAAGGGGATCCGCAAGACAGGACTGCTCAGTTACACAAAAGAAAAAGAGACGGTTGAAGTTCATCTGGATGATGACGGTGAACAAGAAGTGCGTAAAGCCCTGGCAAACATACAGACTATTCTGGAGGGGAATATCCCTCCTTTTCAAAAATTGCCCTACTGTAGTAAATGCGCTTATAAGGACTTTTGTTTTTCTGGGGAGGCGGATCAGGATGAATCGTGATATTTTCATTCTTTCTAACGGTCGCATGAAACGAAAAGACAATACGCTCTATTTTGAAGACGAAAAAGGAGAAAAGCGTCCGATCCCCGTTGAACAGACAAACAGCATTCATTTTCTGGGGCAGGTGGATTTCAATACATCTCTGCTCCATTTGCTATCTCAACATCAGATCTGTTTTCACGTCTACAACTACTATGGATATTATGACGGAACCTTTTGTCCGAGAAATCCCAAAGTATCCGGTTTCACCGTAGTACAGCAAAGCGCACATGTCCTTGACCCGGAAAAACGGATGTATCTGGCCAAGTCATTCGTTCTGGCTGGCATTCATCATATGTTACGAAATATTCGCAGGAACGGCAGCAATGATACGGCTTACTCGGATACAATTCTGTCGATGCTCGATCGGGTGGAATCAGCCCGTACTATTCCGGAGTTAATGGGAGCCGAAGGACACTGCAGACAGGTATACTATGATGCGTTTGGACAATTGTTGAAGAACGGAATGGAATGGCATTCTCGCAGTAAACAACCTCCCAAAGATCCGGTTAATGCGCTGATCTCGTTTGGAAACAGCCTGATGTATACAACGATCATATCTGAAATTTATAAAACGGTACTTGATCCTACCGTAAGCTTTTTGCATGAACCTTCTTCGCGACGTTTTTCGCTAAGTCTGGATATAGCTGAGATTTTCAAGCCTTTGATTATCGATTCGCTTGTTTTTACCCTGTTGAATAATCGCAGGATCCAGGAAAAGCATTTTGAATCCAAGGATGGGGCTGTCTTGTTGAATTCGGAAGGACGAAAAAGATTTTTGGCTGCATTTGATGAAAAAATGAAAACTACGATTAAACATCGTAAATTAAACCGTCAAGTTTCTTATCGCTACTTGATTCGCTTGGAAGCTTACAAACTGATTAAACATTTCATTGGCGACGAAGTGTATAAACCTTTTAAAGCGTGGTGGTGATATGTTTGTTATTATTACTTACGATGTAGGGGAGAAGAGGGTTGGAAAAGTATGCAAAAAACTTCGAGAGTACTTGGATTGGACGCAAAATTCCGTATTTGAAGGCGAAATCCAGAAAGGGAAGCTAACCAAATGCTTGAATGAATTGCAGAAGATCTTGTCCGATGAAGACTCGATTTATATTTATAAGGTGGAGAATCCCAATCATCTGCAAAAGGATGTGATCGGTCAAGATCGGTCATTTGATCATACTTTTTTCTAATATTTTGAAGTTCTGCATCGCGCGCCTTTTCTGGATGAATACCGGAATCCCTTGAGACTGTAAGAAGGAACAGTTTTTTTGGGCAGTATCCAAATTCCACATCACCGGTTCGATGCATTTTTCGCTCGTTGTTCAACAAGGGGAGTCACCTTTTTCCCTTGATAGATCAAGGTTTTTTTGATACCATGAAATAGGGGATTATCTGAACGTAGTGGGATTTAAAGAAGCGTGGTCCTTGTGATTGCGCTTGTTTTTTTTCCTGGATTATCTGAACGTAGTGGGATTTAAAGATCCGAAACAGTTTGAAAAGTTGCCTGAACCCAGTCGGATTATCTGAACGTAGTGGGATTTAAAGCGTTGAAATGCCGGTCACACATGTCTTTGAGTGCGTGGATTATCTGAACGTAGTGGGATTTAAAGTTACCCCATCCTCCTTTGTGCCCGCTTCACGTTTTGAGGATTATCTGAACGTAGTGGGATTTAAAGTTGGATGTGGTACTGCATTTCGTATATCTCCTCCAGACGGATTATCTGAACGTAGTGGGATTTAAAGTCAACTAATGCTGTAGACGGCTTGTATCAGGCTGCGGATTATCTGAACGTAGTGGGATTTAAAGACGTCTGCCGTACTCGCTCGTCCGCCATCGCTAGCTCGGATTATCTGAACGTAGTGGGATTTAAAGTTG
This window harbors:
- the cas4 gene encoding CRISPR-associated protein Cas4, with product MENVRGVEVHYYAICKRKLWLFHKGIRFENDGHERVIEGKILHEHAYPKMDKDVELEAFVRIDRQDGDVLREIKLTSKMKKADRLQMLYYLYILKQKGIRKTGLLSYTKEKETVEVHLDDDGEQEVRKALANIQTILEGNIPPFQKLPYCSKCAYKDFCFSGEADQDES
- the cas1b gene encoding type I-B CRISPR-associated endonuclease Cas1b, producing MNRDIFILSNGRMKRKDNTLYFEDEKGEKRPIPVEQTNSIHFLGQVDFNTSLLHLLSQHQICFHVYNYYGYYDGTFCPRNPKVSGFTVVQQSAHVLDPEKRMYLAKSFVLAGIHHMLRNIRRNGSNDTAYSDTILSMLDRVESARTIPELMGAEGHCRQVYYDAFGQLLKNGMEWHSRSKQPPKDPVNALISFGNSLMYTTIISEIYKTVLDPTVSFLHEPSSRRFSLSLDIAEIFKPLIIDSLVFTLLNNRRIQEKHFESKDGAVLLNSEGRKRFLAAFDEKMKTTIKHRKLNRQVSYRYLIRLEAYKLIKHFIGDEVYKPFKAWW
- the cas2 gene encoding CRISPR-associated endonuclease Cas2; its protein translation is MFVIITYDVGEKRVGKVCKKLREYLDWTQNSVFEGEIQKGKLTKCLNELQKILSDEDSIYIYKVENPNHLQKDVIGQDRSFDHTFF